TTCCAGGCAATGAGAGGACTAAATACTGCCTTACTTCAAAGGTACACTACATCTTACACTCAAAGTTTCCATCTTTTAATAAAAACTTGTCAAATAATTTTCGGGTTTGATAGATGATAAAATTTTGGATTTGGGTTTATAATCGGTTTTTTAAACGATGATAGATTCCACTCGGAGTTGTCTTGGCCATTCCTCCCTTCAATTATCCGGTTAACCTTGCTGTTTCGAAAATTGGTCCTGCACTTATCGCTGGAAACTCCCTCGTCCTTAAGCCTCCAACTCAGGTGGTTTTTCAGTCTTATTTACAAATGAATTTACTTTTTGCATATAGTTTTCGGATTTTTTTAAGCTTTTTGAGATATGTTTTTTGCAGGGCGCAGTGGCTTGCCTTCATATGGTGCACTGCTTTCACTTGGCAGGCTTTCCAAAAGGTCTAATCAGCTGCGTTACAGGCAAAGGGTCAGAGATTGGTGATTTTCTAACAATGCATCCTGGAGTTAACTGTATCAGGTAGTTAATCTAATAATGTTTTTCGAATTATATGAAAGTTAGGATAAGCAAACATTTTGTTTAACATCTGTATGTATGTCTATTTCATTGAAGCTTCACGGGTGGTGACACTGGAGTCGCAATCTCAAAAAAAGCTGGCATGGTGCCACTTCAGATGGAGCTTGGAGGAAAAGATGCATGTATCGTGCTGGAAGATGCCGATCTTGATTTGGTAGCTGCAAATATTATCAAAGGAGGTTTTTCGTATAGGTAATTAAACTAAAAAAAATGTAATTTATGCATTTTTGTACATGACAAATCATGCTACATTTCAGCTTTTGGATAAACTAATGGAACTTTCTACAGTGGCCAGAGATGCACTGCTGTTAAGGTTGTGCTAGTGATGGAATCAGTTGCAGATGCACTAGTCGAAAAAGTAAACGCCAAGGTGGCGAAGTTAAAGGTGGGACCACCCGAGGAAGATTGTGACATCACCCCAGTTGTATCAGAATCATCAGCAAATTTCATTGAGGGGTTGGCTAAAGATGCAAAGACAAAAGGGGCTACCTTTTGTCAAGAGTATAAGCGAGAGGGAAACCTCATTTGGCCATTACTGCTCGATAATGTTCGACCTGATATGAGAATCGCATGGGAGGAGCCATTTGGGCCTATCGTGCCCGTTATTCGGATCAACTCCATTGAAGAAGGGATCCACCATTGCAATGCTAGCAATTTCGGCCTCCAGGTATATTTGAAATCATGCTTTGGGAAATATTACCACTCGAGTGGTTAATGCACATCTTAGGGCCTTTTTACTTCCACTTAATGATCTGTTTATGTACAGCTCTTAACTCAGTaagtaaaattgttatttttttgtcACATAATCTTAAAAATGGTCTGTTTGTAGAAGTCATAGAAACATAGACTACTTACCAAACAAAGGCACATGGAAACTACCCCTAAGAAGTTTTGAAATTATGAAACTAACATGTTGAGAACTTTTGACTATTGATAGGGATGTGTATTTACAAAGGACATCAACAAAGCGATTTTGATTAGTGATGCAATGGAGACAGGAACGGTCCAGATTAACTCGGCTCCAGCTCGTGGCCCTGATCATTTCCCTTTTCAGGTGAAGTGTTACAAACGTTACAGAACTTATATCAATTTATCTGTTATCGGTACTGATTTTGGCAACCGGTAAATTAACAGGGTTTAAAGGACAGTGGAATTGGATCCCAGGGAATCACAAACAGCATAAATATGATGACGAAAATCAAGAGCACAGTGATCAACTTACCAACCCCAAGTTACACCATGGGTTAGCCAGAGTAACATAAGCTTCCATTGTATTTGAagaaataataattatgaaaagacTACCAGTATTGAGGCTTCTTTGTTGGATCTTAATACATGATTAAATAATGTTTACTACCTACTTAAATGGCGAAATTGATGTATGTGATATGTTTTCGTGACAGATGTTTATGATCTTTAAAGACACCTAGTTTTGTTTTTTGTTTGTGTTCATGATTGATAACATAAAAAGGAAAACAATGATTTGGTTCGGTTCAACCAAGTTCGAACACGATTTTGGTTGAAGTGAACCGATCATCGGTCTGATAATTTCAGTTAAGTATCCATGTACTGAGTGTCTGAGTGCAACCTGTTCGAACATGATTCCGATAATTGATGATCGATAATTTATGTTACGAATTCGTGTAGTAAGTTCAACCAAAATCGTGTTCGAACGTGGTTGAATTCGGTACACATGTACATTACTGAAATTCCAATAATCGGTAGAGTTCAACAAAAACCGTGTATGAACGTGGTCAAACTCGAGTTTGAACAGGCGTGTTCGAACACGCTTGAAAATACTTCTTGTTTACACTTGAGCAAAACTCGGTCACGATGAAGTCAAACAAAAATGGGGCGAGTACGTTCGAACGGATAATGTACAATGAAAGTTTTCATTAAAAATTGTATTTTGTggtgtatttttattatttttccaAGTGCATCTCAGTATCTAACTGGGTGAAGTATGATTCAGTATAAAGGCCCAATATACATGCCCAATCCATAAAACTTAACAAATCTAATCCACAAAGCCCAATGCTCCTTTTTCAGAAAATGCGAGTACGTTAAGAATTACGATATGTACATTGCCTTCTAACAATTTAATGAGGGTTCTTCTAACTTAATACGAAGAAATCATATTATGTTCGTTTGTTATTTACAGCACTTTTTGATAAATAACAACTAACCGCGGTTGAAACTTcacgtaattataataatataattgttgaATAAAAAAATGATTATATTTACAGAATTGTCGCTATTGAGCATAATAAttataactagttttcgaaccctcgcttcgcgccggaggttcggttttcaatgtattttattgcgtttagtttgtaaaattatttcgtggctaacgatgatgtcgttgaagcgcaactcgagtcgaactaaaaggtataacccgtgaaagatttaaatgttattttaaattaacaatatatgtgcatctccgcgtttcgctatgaaattgtcgacttttaaaaatttaacgcaaaatcaacgtgtatgaaaagtaccccaaacatttagcgttttttaaaaagcgtctgttttgcgtatagttagtgacaatgtgtttctaaaattatttcgagtttaacgatggtgtcggaaaaatttaactcgttgcgagcgagaagatatgacccgttgaatatttgtttggagtttatttaagtttttatttatttatgaaaatggcgccccccccccccccccccccctctcccggtgtttggggggtcgatttgaaattgtgaaaaaagtgtgggggactttgttggtgtaatgaaatttagttaaaaaaagtgaaaggacgcaaatgcccctagttactattcatgacttttgtctattagataatatggTAATTATATATTAGATTATATTTTTAAAATGAAAGTAATTCAATTGTAAAATAAGTTTATGTGCGTTAATGAAACCTTAATATGCTCGAGTTAAAATATCCATAAAAAGACAAGGATAAACTGATTTAGAGCATgatatactatcattattataaataagtGGTTACGTGTTGAGTGCGAAGAAAAATCAAACAAAAGAAAGAGAAACTGGCAGATGGAATCTCGCGAACTCGAGATTTATCATGCTAAGAAGATTGCGATCGCAAGAGCTGGTCGGCAAGAAGTTTCTTGATTAAGAAAACTTGTTTCCAAAATTGTTTCCTTGTTTGTTTTTCCCTATAAATAAGATCACATGTAACCCATAACAATGTGCACGAATAATATAGTGAAAATTCTTTGGTTAGCGcctttggagtaaaccattctccgtgttttggagttgagatataaccaTGTTAAATCCCGTGACGTTTTTATGCATTTATTATTCGTTTATCGTTCGTGGGGaagtgattggtttaaatcacttgtcttgttgTGGCCTTccgaattcctaacaagtggtatcagagcttcaacGTTTGAAGATCGGGCACGATGGCGatttgaaaaaagaaaaaaatgattATGCTGATGATTGTGGACTCGCGATCGCGAGAAGCTTCTGCCAGAATTTTTTCAGTTGTTTTTTTAAACGACGGGTTCTAGGGATTTTTTTTGCAACATGTATCGATACCAGGTGACTTAATTATTGCGCTGAACTCATGGGTATGTCTATGTATCCTGGAGAGTTGATCACATCAGAATTCGGGTAACGATTCTTAAAAGTTATGTTGTAATTGGGACGCTGATTGCATCATGATGGTGATTTTTTCGCGAATGGTACGGAGTCAGTGATATGGTCGATGGGTTCATTGCGGAGAGATTTTATGTGAGATTTGGGTGTCGGATCTGAGTTCTTATTCGTAATaggttcgttaaccgttggatcaaTTTGCTTTTTTGGTTGAGGGTAGAAGACATACTGATCTACACGTGGTAAAAATCTGAGACTAATCTgaccgttggatcttgagataTGATTTATCGAATCTGGGCAGTTTTCAGGGTGAACGTTTTGGGTTTGATGACACGAGCGCGATATGGTTTTGTCTCGAAAACTTCGAGCGATATGAGCTATGTTTTTTAGATATGTGGGTTTGTTATGGAGCTCAGGAGGTTGATTTTTTTTATCTCGGATTAGATCGATTAGGTAACGAACAAGATGCATCGGTTGAAAGTCGATAGTGGGAGTATCGGGGGAAGTTTGGTGATTGCGGTTTGGAAACAGGATGACAAATGGTATTTGGTCATTATTCCATTGATTATGGAATATGCGGGCGGATTATAGTTCCTAGTCACTAAGGAAATTGATTGTCGAAGGGTGTCTGATAGAACGCGTTCGATGGTTGCTCGGGtttggttgatgtttcaacaaaGGGAGTGTTTTTTTCTTCGAGAATGATCAATTAGAAGTCCTTAGGTGATGAAAGAGGGGTGTATAATCATGTAAGTCCCGTAACTTGATCTTTCTACGGTCGTTTAGGGTGTCGGGAACTTGATGTGAGTTTGATAACTGAcgaaagttatcgagctagtgggagttagtcgACTAGTGGAGTTGTGAAGATGATTATGCGACATCGTTCTCCAATGTTCTTAAGATTAGTGTGATGATTCCGGATAACAAGAGGGCTTCGAATACTTTTTTTGATCTCCGATGGCAAAGAAATTTGCAACTGACAGGaggtacgaaccaagtttcttctcgagtagccaCAATATTATTTCTTACTcatacagtgggagcgtgcttggtgagaagatgggtttgtgaaattcatagctatgaggaggtcagtgtACCCGCGAGAAAGCGAAAAGTTAAAAAGGTGGTAAGCTTCGAGGTTGTGACTGCattctcactggagccttgatgaagagtctacgagggcgtctGTTGAATTTTCTGATTGTTGGGAAGGAAAATTATAGATAGACGGTGAAATCCTGTACGAGGTGATCATTGAAATGTGGTTTtaggattggacatgtctagattGATCAACGAAGCGGTGTTTGTTTTATgaaagaatcctataattgaagagtcgcatacttcaattggtcttctggtgtaagaagatgatctttgTGTTAGAAGATGGTGGTGCAGAAACTGAGATGAcccaagctagtaactaagagattggattatcgctcagcggtgttttttggtgtcgaaagacttcacttgctcgtggGTTAACGAGTAAAGTGCGGCGTGATTAGGGTAGCTTActcggcggtatcaaaaggagtttgTAATCGGCTAATCTAGAGTTATTGTGGGTGTTGAAGAAACATACTTGTCGGGTTGGCGAAGGTTGTAAAATGTCTCCTTCGAGTGAGAGATTATTGAGTGCGAAGAAGAATCGAACAAATGAAGAGGAACCGGGAGATGGAAGCTCGCGAACGCGAGATTGATCATGCTAAGAAGCTCGCGATTGCGAGTGCTAGTTGGCCAGAAGTTTCTAGATTAAGAAAACTTGTTCTCAAAGTTGTTTCCTTATCTGTTTTTTCCTATAAATAAGACTTATGTAACCCATAACAATGTGCACAGAAAAATATAATGAAAATTCTCTGGTTTGCGCTCGTGGAGTAAACCATTCTCCGTATTTAAAGTTGGGATACAACTACGTTAAATCTTATGTCGCTTTTTATGCATTTATTATTCGTTTATCGTTCATGGGTAAGTGATTGGTTTAAATCATATCGTTCATGGGTaagtgattggtttaaatcacttgttttgttgGGGCCTTCCGAATTCCTAACATTACGTATTTAGATTTAAGACCACATGGTTGAATATATACTTGAATTTCACATACATGATCATGAACGAGTAACCACATCCAAGAGTATATTACCTTAAGTATATTAACTAAAAATTAACTACCTCTTTTTAATTTTTCTTACTAGTAGCTTTGAAATGCATGAAtatgaaaaatgatgaaattaaataaTTTACAAATAACATTATAAAATACCAATAATTAATGTTGATTGTGATCGGACACCATGTTGCAAGAATGACTCATTGGGAATACACAATTTTTAATACTCCATTATAACTTCGAGATGGCAAAAATTTGGTTGAGTTTGGTGATTCCAATATCATAAATGTTTGCATATGAGGAAGTTTGTGAATCCAATTAAGAAGCTTCATAACCCATATCCTTGTCATGTGACCCTAAATTCAATAATATCATCTAATCACCATAATATAATGCACCATTAATTATATTCTATTttaagttttaatatataaatatatatttatgaaaattgACATATAGGACCACTTATAGAAAGATCTATAAATAGGGTAAACAATATTCACTTTTAATAACCATCCAGGCATAGCTTGGATGACCACCAACACTTTCAATGAaggtgaggtcacgggttcgattcccttcaaggcacTTCAAACGCTTGGGGCGAACTTAAGAGACCAATAGCCTGAGGATGctttacctggtagcggtggagggttggcttgccgtttacccggggtttacccgctgcgggggggccaatgtgcccgttcgtagtaggggttcctcgtaaaaaaaaaaaaaaaaaaaaaaaaaaaaaaatattcacttTTAATTTAACAAAGTCGCGCTCGTATTCAAGCTAGATATTTGAATAAGTGATAACTAGGAGATGATCTTAATCAACTAACACATTTGTGAGAGGTGTTGGTGATTTTAGTTAGATCCAACGAATTATTTTGGTGTTATTGGATTTGCTAGGTAGAAAGTGTTTGTGATCTATTGATACTCTAATCGAATTCGGTGAAGTGTGAAGTACACGTTTGTAAAGAGTGAGATAGATTACGAAAATCGGAAATGAGCTTGGTAATGTTTGAAAGACTTAGACCATGCGAACCTGGCCAAAAACAGGGGTGGCACGTCGTACCACATGCTGACTGAAAAGGCAGAAGTGAAGTGGCACGCCGTGCCTCATACGGGCTGCACTGAAAAGGTGGTAACTTTTGACTGAAAAGTTGCTTCGGTTCACCAAAGGTTATACAAGTTTCCTAGAAGTTAAGGGACGGTTTTGACATGTTTTAAAGCATATTTTAACACCTTTTCAAAGGGTTTATTACCAAGAGATGTGTCATATCAATATGACCCATTTTCATGAGTTGCAACTCTTCGGTTGTACCTTTTGACTCACTATAAATAAGTTCTCCATTTTTTGGAGAAAGGTTCCAGAAATTCAACATTTCTAACACACTTTCTACTCTCAAACTCTCAGATTTTACTCTCTACAATTGCAAGGGATCAATTCTCTTTGGGACAAGAAAGTTGATCAAACTAGTCTTATCCCAATATTGATTTCGTGTAACCCGTGTCCAattgggtcgaaatactttattgaGAAAGTGTTTACACGATTATAGTTTCAATCCGGTTCCAGATTCACAACGCAACAATCCTCCTTTCTAATAAATCAATAAAGTATTAGGAATCATGTCCGGTGAATCGGTGAAAGAGATGACTTCAAGATTTGCAAAGTTAGAAACGTTTGAAGGTGTAGATTTCAGGAGATGGTAAAAGAAGATGCAATTTTCGTTGACTACTTTGAAAGTGGTGTATGTTTTATCAACCCCAAGACCCGCTGAAATGAAAGAAGAGACCTTGGAGAATGCCCGGTTAAGGAGCAAATAGGACAAGGATGATTTGATGTGTCGTGGACACATCTTGAACGGCATGTCCGATGTTTTATTTGATGTCTATAATAATGTTGAATCGGCTAAGGAACTTTGGGATAAATTTGAGGCCAAGTATATGGCCGAGGATGCCTCTAGCAAGAAATTTCTTGTTAGtaatttcaacaattataaattgTGGATACAAGACCAACAATGGAGCAGTTCCATGAGATCTTTAGGATCTTGGGGAAATTTACTCAACACAAGATAAGTATGGATGAAACCATTTCGGTTTCATCTATTCATCTATTATTGACAAATTTTCATCTTTATGGCAAGACTTTAAACATACTTTAAAACACAAGAAAGAGCAGATGAACTTGAATGAGTTGGGTGGCCACTTGAGAATTGAGGAATCAATTCGGGTTCAAGAAAGTGGTAAGAGTAAGGGTAAAGATGTGGGATCATCTTCAATCAACATGATTGAAGATAACAAGAATTGAGGGTTCGCGCGTTGCTGCTCTAAGGTTTATGCGATTTTAACGCTAGCTAGCAATTTTCACGACACATTTTACCTGCCGATTTTTGGGGCATACAAACTACAATAAAAAACAATTATATCCTATGCAACCGATAGTCATTTTTTGACGTACAAATCCGACATTTTAACTACATATAATCATATGGAATAATTATATAAATCATTTTGTAAATGCTAAAAATTCTAGACCT
This genomic window from Rutidosis leptorrhynchoides isolate AG116_Rl617_1_P2 chromosome 2, CSIRO_AGI_Rlap_v1, whole genome shotgun sequence contains:
- the LOC139894283 gene encoding NADP-dependent glyceraldehyde-3-phosphate dehydrogenase, with the protein product MAGSGVFEDIIEGEVFKYYTDGEWRKSTSGKSVAIINPTTRTTQYKVQACTQEEVNRVMESAKIAQKQWAKTPLWKRAELLHKSAAILKEHKAPIAECLVKEIAKPAKDSVTEVVRSGDLISYCAEEGVRILGEGKFLVSDSFPGNERTKYCLTSKIPLGVVLAIPPFNYPVNLAVSKIGPALIAGNSLVLKPPTQGAVACLHMVHCFHLAGFPKGLISCVTGKGSEIGDFLTMHPGVNCISFTGGDTGVAISKKAGMVPLQMELGGKDACIVLEDADLDLVAANIIKGGFSYSGQRCTAVKVVLVMESVADALVEKVNAKVAKLKVGPPEEDCDITPVVSESSANFIEGLAKDAKTKGATFCQEYKREGNLIWPLLLDNVRPDMRIAWEEPFGPIVPVIRINSIEEGIHHCNASNFGLQGCVFTKDINKAILISDAMETGTVQINSAPARGPDHFPFQGLKDSGIGSQGITNSINMMTKIKSTVINLPTPSYTMG